Proteins from a single region of Verrucomicrobiia bacterium:
- a CDS encoding TonB family protein, which produces MAVSASRSKGAPECVLVAWLSCLLVGALGFAVPYPRPQPRPEPERVVAQHLDLDLSPGDESAPAFATSNPNPASSTERLPALPPEPPSLVLPSVPATLALATPDPAAAFPIPSPAAVATVADTPAADARTESPEQAMGASPLPVEALVHGRGEGRQPAPEYPPQAAREGQEGVVGVRFVVGPDGRVTFAEAHQPSAWRLLNDVAVRTVRHRWRFQPGQPRAFEVAIHFQLQR; this is translated from the coding sequence ATGGCGGTCTCAGCGTCGCGTTCTAAGGGCGCCCCCGAATGCGTCCTCGTCGCCTGGCTCTCCTGCCTCCTGGTGGGAGCGCTGGGCTTCGCCGTTCCCTATCCCCGCCCCCAGCCACGCCCGGAACCCGAACGCGTCGTCGCCCAACACCTCGACCTCGACCTCTCTCCCGGTGACGAATCCGCCCCCGCCTTCGCCACCTCCAACCCCAATCCCGCCAGCTCAACCGAACGCCTGCCCGCCCTCCCCCCCGAGCCCCCTTCCCTCGTCCTCCCCTCCGTGCCGGCCACGCTCGCCCTCGCCACTCCCGACCCCGCCGCCGCCTTCCCCATTCCTTCACCCGCGGCGGTCGCCACGGTGGCCGACACCCCCGCCGCGGATGCCCGCACCGAATCCCCCGAGCAAGCCATGGGCGCCTCGCCCCTCCCCGTCGAAGCCCTCGTCCACGGTCGCGGCGAAGGACGTCAACCTGCCCCCGAGTATCCCCCCCAGGCCGCCCGTGAAGGTCAGGAGGGTGTCGTCGGCGTCCGCTTCGTCGTCGGACCCGATGGCCGCGTCACCTTCGCCGAAGCCCATCAACCCTCCGCCTGGCGCCTCCTCAACGACGTCGCCGTCCGTACCGTCCGCCACCGCTGGCGCTTCCAACCCGGCCAGCCCCGCGCCTTCGAAGTCGCCATCCATTTCCAACTCCAACGCTGA